One genomic region from Mauremys reevesii isolate NIE-2019 linkage group 7, ASM1616193v1, whole genome shotgun sequence encodes:
- the HHEX gene encoding hematopoietically-expressed homeobox protein HHEX, whose protein sequence is MQYQHPASAPAAAAMGVSVPLYAPTPLLQPVHPTPFYIEDILGRGAGAPPAPHPLPSPAPPTLPSPNSSFTSLVSTYRTPIYEPTPIHPAFSHHPALAATYGGSTYAGPLYPFPRTVNDYTHALIRHDPLGKPLLWSPFIQRPLHKRKGGQVRFSNDQTIELEKKFETQKYLSPPERKRLAKMLQLSERQVKTWFQNRRAKWRRLKQENPQGSKKEETEGVDSHCDKRQDCCLTPEQKNKEVSLDGSQYTPSPVSQEDLESEISDDSDQEVDIEGDKGYYNSTH, encoded by the exons ATGCAGTACCAGCACCCGGCCTCTGCCCCGGCCGCCGCGGCCATGGGGGTGAGCGTGCCGCTCTACGCGCCCACCCCGCTGCTGCAGCCCGTGCACCCCACGCCCTTCTACATCGAGGACATCCTGGGCAGAGGGGCCGGCGCGCCCCCCgcgccgcaccccctgccctcgCCGGCGCCGCCGACTCTGCCGTCTCCCAACTCCTCCTTCACCAGCCTGGTGTCCACCTACAGGACCCCCATCTACGAGCCGACCCCGATCCACCCGGCCTTCTCCCACCATCCTGCCCTGGCTGCTACCTACGGCGGCAGCACCTACGCCGGCCCCCTGTATCCTTTCCCCCGGACCGTGAACGACTACACGCACGCTCTGATCCGGCACGACCCCCTGG GGAAGCCCCTGCTCTGGAGTCCCTTCATCCAGCGGCCGCTGCACAAGAGGAAAGGGGGCCAAGTTCGCTTCTCCAATGACCAGACCATCGAGCTGGAGAAGAAGTTTGAGACCCAAAAGTATCTCTCGCCGCCGGAGAGAAAGCGACTGGCCAAGATgctccagctcagcgagaggcag GTCAAAACTTGGTTTCAGAATCGCAGAGCTAAATGGAGGCGCCTAAAGCAG GAGAACCCTCAAGGCAGCAAAAAAGAAGAAACTGAAGGTGTGGACAGCCACTGTGATAAAAGGCAAGATTGCTGTCTGACCCCTGAGCAGAAGAATAAAGAAGTCTCTTTGGATGGGTCTCAGTACACCCCCTCACCAGTCTCTCAGGAGGACCTGGAGTCAGAAATCTCAGATGATTCCGATCAAGAAGTGGACATTGAAGGTGATAAAGGCTATTATAATTCTACCCACTAA